One genomic window of Streptomyces sp. NBC_01498 includes the following:
- a CDS encoding acyl-CoA thioesterase, which produces MARHLYSCPLRWSDMDAFGHVNNVVFIRYLEEARIDFMFRLAPGGGSPSFSGGSVVARHEIDYKLPLVHRHEPVTVELWVTKIGAATLTIAYEIKDGDQVYVRASTVIVPYDLQAGRPRRITAEERSFLVKYLDGAGALAA; this is translated from the coding sequence ATGGCCCGCCACCTCTACAGCTGCCCCCTGCGCTGGTCGGACATGGACGCCTTCGGGCACGTCAACAACGTCGTCTTCATCCGGTACCTGGAGGAAGCGCGCATCGACTTCATGTTCCGGCTGGCACCGGGGGGCGGTTCGCCGTCCTTCTCGGGCGGGTCCGTCGTGGCCCGGCACGAGATCGACTACAAGCTGCCGCTGGTCCACCGGCACGAGCCGGTGACGGTCGAGCTGTGGGTGACGAAGATCGGCGCGGCGACGCTCACCATCGCGTACGAGATCAAGGACGGGGACCAGGTGTACGTGCGGGCCTCCACGGTCATCGTGCCGTACGACCTCCAGGCGGGCCGGCCCCGGCGGATCACCGCCGAGGAGCGGTCCTTCCTGGTGAAGTACCTGGACGGCGCGGGGGCTCTCGCGGCATGA